A genomic window from Silene latifolia isolate original U9 population chromosome 11, ASM4854445v1, whole genome shotgun sequence includes:
- the LOC141613980 gene encoding uncharacterized protein LOC141613980 has protein sequence MKDTWSKAELAKDYVQYVVKLHGVPKDIVSDRDSRFLSKFWQELQSLMDAVILGPEMIQEMVEQVQIIRQKMRASQDRQKSYADTRRSDISFEVGEKLRRYLSDPSHVLSPEVIEVDEQLSYLETPKEILDRKVRKTRNGETALVKVLWTNHNVEEATWETEASMRESYPHLFA, from the exons atgaaagatacttggagtaaggctgAGTTGGCTAAGGATTATGTTCAGTACGTGGTTAAGTTGCACGGTGTGCCTAAGGATATCGTCTCCGACAGAGATTCCAGGTTTCTATCCAAGTTCTGGCAGGAATTGCAGTCATTGATGG ACGCTGTCATTTTGGGGCCAGAGATGattcaggagatggttgaacaggtacAGATTAtcaggcaaaagatgagagcttcTCAGGACAGACAGAAAAGCTATGCTGACACTAGGAGAAGTGACATTTCTTTCGAGGTGGGAGAGAAG TTGCGGAGGTACCTgagcgatccatcacatgtgttgagTCCTGAGGTGATCGAAGTGGATGAGCAGTTGTCCTATCTGGAGACACCCAAGGAGATTCTGGACAGGAAGGTGAGGAAGACCAGGAATGGAGAGACAGCTTTGGTGAAAGTCTTGTGGACTAACCAcaatgttgaggaagctacatgggagactGAGGCTTCCATGAGGGAAAGCTATCCACACCTGTTTGCATGA